A stretch of Aureispira sp. CCB-E DNA encodes these proteins:
- a CDS encoding HTH domain-containing protein, with translation MTYLELAYRVLEETQRLLWVDDIWRIAKEKGYIKELEQHYENEEDNINFLDNVLYKKVGQNKLRLLEEKGLYYLVDVNNLAAQIETALYGSSISSYQEILTHKKVKHFSPSTRGFDGMVLFFLLAVGFPVSLYISTSFYDGSYLDPIFIGGTVALMICFAIIVLVYLQLTNCDFYIHPDKIEIYRTFFPKNKVVSILIKDLVKIEAWGLGTESQINSDFKSLVFTYQNNGTTYVKKIRCHGYINPSTSYDPFSVVIRNFESFATLRVFLQEICAIQNIPYQEK, from the coding sequence ATGACGTATTTAGAACTAGCTTATAGAGTACTAGAGGAGACCCAACGTTTGTTATGGGTAGATGATATATGGCGTATTGCTAAAGAAAAGGGTTACATTAAAGAACTAGAGCAACATTATGAAAACGAAGAAGATAACATCAATTTTTTGGATAATGTTTTGTATAAAAAAGTTGGTCAAAACAAACTGCGACTTTTAGAAGAAAAAGGGCTGTATTACTTAGTTGACGTCAATAACTTAGCTGCTCAAATTGAAACGGCTTTATATGGCTCCAGCATTAGTAGTTATCAAGAAATTCTCACTCACAAAAAAGTAAAGCATTTTAGTCCATCTACTCGAGGGTTTGATGGCATGGTTTTGTTCTTTCTTCTAGCCGTTGGCTTTCCTGTTAGTCTGTATATTAGTACTAGCTTTTATGATGGGTCCTATTTAGATCCTATTTTTATTGGCGGAACAGTTGCTTTAATGATTTGTTTTGCCATAATTGTTTTGGTGTATTTGCAATTAACCAACTGTGATTTTTATATTCATCCAGACAAAATTGAAATTTACAGAACTTTTTTTCCAAAAAATAAAGTTGTTTCAATTTTAATAAAAGACTTGGTCAAGATTGAGGCATGGGGATTGGGAACCGAAAGCCAAATTAATAGTGATTTTAAAAGTTTGGTATTTACCTATCAAAATAATGGAACAACCTATGTCAAAAAGATTCGATGCCATGGTTACATCAATCCTAGTACGTCTTACGATCCTTTTTCTGTTGTCATTCGAAATTTTGAAAGCTTTGCTACTTTAAGAGTATTTTTACAAGAAATTTGCGCCATTCAAAATATCCCCTATCAAGAAAAATAA
- a CDS encoding low molecular weight protein tyrosine phosphatase family protein: MIKVLFVCSKNKWRSRTAETIFKNRNGLHVRSAGTERSAQVRLTQKMIEWAEVIFVMENKHKSKIQQRFRAALQNQDIVVLDIPDLYPYMDEELIQLLEDSINYYFEDV, from the coding sequence ATGATTAAAGTCCTTTTTGTTTGTAGTAAAAATAAGTGGCGAAGTCGAACGGCTGAGACTATTTTTAAAAATAGAAATGGTCTCCATGTTCGTTCTGCGGGCACGGAACGCTCTGCGCAGGTGCGTCTAACTCAAAAAATGATTGAATGGGCGGAGGTGATATTTGTCATGGAAAACAAACACAAATCTAAGATCCAACAACGCTTTCGAGCAGCTTTGCAGAATCAAGATATTGTCGTTTTAGATATTCCTGATCTTTATCCTTATATGGATGAAGAATTGATTCAGTTGCTCGAAGATTCTATAAATTATTACTTTGAGGATGTTTGA
- a CDS encoding DUF445 domain-containing protein translates to MWESISNNLDWSIISLPFISAIIGWGTNVLALKMTFYPLEFIGFKIQGIKAIGWSGFPPIGWQGIIPSKAESMASKATDMITTKLIDVEDQFARISPAIVAKEMEPSILRLAREVTNEVMTKHVPMWKLLPNAQKEKIYARAAEEIPSVIEEIMEEVKVNITDVFDLKAMAVNHLTNNKDLLNRIFLEVGDKEFTFIERSGFVFGFIFGVFQAILWLYWRANWQLPVGGLLVGYLTNVLALKMIFSPTNPIKILGFKIQGLFIKRQKEVSRGYARLVSENVMTMDNVFTQMFKGKGADKLIKIIEKHSKEGIDKTAGFNSSLIKFTSGTDTYDEIKMIAVNRFIEAAPEQIHVVFDYAKQALDIEETMYTRMTNLPPDEFVDFLRPVFQEDEWKLILTGAILGMIAGFLQLLLVL, encoded by the coding sequence GTGTGGGAGTCCATTAGCAATAATTTAGATTGGAGTATCATAAGCTTACCTTTTATTTCTGCGATAATAGGATGGGGAACGAATGTCCTAGCCCTAAAAATGACCTTTTATCCTCTGGAGTTTATTGGTTTTAAAATACAAGGTATAAAAGCGATTGGTTGGTCTGGGTTTCCTCCAATTGGTTGGCAGGGAATTATTCCCTCCAAAGCAGAAAGTATGGCTAGTAAGGCAACAGACATGATTACGACAAAACTAATTGATGTAGAAGATCAATTTGCTCGAATTAGTCCTGCAATTGTTGCCAAAGAAATGGAGCCAAGCATTTTGCGACTTGCTAGAGAGGTTACCAATGAAGTCATGACGAAGCACGTACCGATGTGGAAGTTGTTGCCCAATGCCCAAAAAGAGAAAATCTACGCTCGTGCTGCCGAAGAAATACCAAGCGTTATTGAGGAGATTATGGAGGAGGTAAAGGTCAATATTACCGATGTTTTTGATCTCAAAGCAATGGCCGTTAATCATTTGACCAATAACAAAGACTTGCTCAATCGAATCTTTTTGGAAGTAGGCGACAAAGAATTTACTTTTATTGAGCGTTCTGGTTTTGTTTTCGGTTTTATATTTGGTGTATTTCAAGCTATTTTATGGCTTTATTGGAGAGCAAATTGGCAACTACCAGTCGGTGGCTTGTTGGTGGGCTACCTAACCAACGTATTAGCATTGAAAATGATTTTTTCGCCAACTAATCCCATCAAAATTTTAGGTTTCAAAATACAAGGCTTGTTTATCAAACGACAGAAAGAAGTTTCTAGAGGCTATGCTCGGTTGGTCTCAGAAAATGTCATGACTATGGACAATGTGTTTACACAAATGTTCAAAGGCAAAGGTGCTGATAAGCTGATTAAAATCATTGAAAAGCATTCTAAAGAAGGAATTGACAAAACAGCGGGATTTAACAGCTCTTTGATCAAGTTTACATCTGGAACAGACACCTATGATGAAATAAAAATGATTGCTGTAAATCGTTTTATAGAGGCAGCTCCAGAACAAATTCATGTGGTGTTTGATTATGCCAAACAAGCATTAGATATTGAAGAAACAATGTATACTCGTATGACAAACCTTCCGCCAGATGAGTTTGTTGATTTCTTGCGCCCCGTTTTTCAGGAAGATGAGTGGAAGCTAATCTTAACAGGGGCTATATTGGGAATGATCGCAGGATTTTTGCAACTCTTGTTGGTTTTATAA
- the elbB gene encoding isoprenoid biosynthesis glyoxalase ElbB, whose translation MKIGVLLAGSGVYDGSEIQEAVFTLLAIDECGAEAVCIAPNEEQHHVVNHLTGEELPEKRNVLIESARIARGAVSDLANATIDDFDALVIPGGFGAAKNLNQWAIAGPEGAIHADVKRLILNMVKAGKPVAGLCMGPTVIAKALQGEDINASLTVGTTEASSPYDIEGISNGLNEIGALATMATVEEVIVDHTNKIVTAPCYMMDASVREVRENIAMAIVELIHLVQGEQQETT comes from the coding sequence ATGAAAATAGGTGTCTTATTGGCAGGAAGTGGCGTATATGATGGTTCTGAAATTCAAGAAGCCGTTTTTACATTACTTGCTATTGACGAATGTGGGGCAGAAGCAGTTTGTATTGCTCCTAATGAGGAACAACATCATGTCGTTAATCATTTGACAGGAGAAGAACTACCAGAAAAACGAAATGTTTTGATAGAATCAGCACGCATCGCTCGTGGCGCTGTTAGTGATTTGGCAAATGCGACGATTGATGACTTTGATGCGTTGGTAATTCCAGGGGGCTTTGGCGCTGCAAAAAATTTGAACCAATGGGCAATTGCTGGACCAGAAGGAGCTATTCATGCAGATGTAAAGCGTCTCATTTTGAATATGGTAAAAGCAGGAAAACCTGTAGCTGGATTGTGCATGGGACCTACTGTAATTGCTAAGGCATTGCAAGGAGAAGATATCAATGCTAGTCTGACAGTTGGAACAACCGAAGCTTCTTCTCCTTACGATATAGAGGGAATTAGCAATGGCTTAAATGAGATAGGAGCGTTGGCAACAATGGCAACGGTTGAAGAGGTGATTGTTGACCATACCAACAAAATAGTGACGGCTCCTTGTTATATGATGGATGCAAGTGTTCGAGAAGTTCGTGAGAATATTGCTATGGCAATTGTTGAACTGATTCATTTGGTACAAGGGGAACAACAAGAAACAACTTAA
- a CDS encoding carboxypeptidase-like regulatory domain-containing protein, giving the protein MRNIYTLVFIVCWCFGGQIYAQNITIKQQVIRGYVVDRTTENGIKGAFVELLNHSPRITAISDENGAFNLEGIPVGRQRIRVEYQGYYETIQEELVVSGKQTVVTILMDEEAESFITIEADRSTIKDKGRFRNEKMETIDEMNPISARAFNVEEVSKYVGGFNDPARMITNFPGMFNIDDSQNFIVSRGNSPYGMQWMIEGVPVENPHHFATMGNTGGIFPLINTNLLDNSDFVNGALAAQYANVYSGVFDVNLRKGNNTQHEFQLQLSSFGFDVMAEGPFKKGGASYVVGARTGIFDLIQLAGIDIGTNAAPHYYDLNFKVEIPTKKMGKFSFFGIGGLSDVALLNEGIDTSDIFSEQGVDLYINANFGLLGVKHQKFLDKQTYIKTTLSYLLEDYRSQRDTIYPDSIVPYFSVKNFRQRIGLSSVLNKKITPKFTFRTGIHAYLHFISIWDRWLQRDETHSRANDIQLLASGFFQARYKFSPRFVITLGVQGMYWTLNKNSWAIEPRVALNWYIAARHKLSLGYGWHSKIQSFTMSFFVQKQSDGSYDESNRELGATRSHHLVLSYDAYLAKYWGLRANIYALYNTNIPVLKTPSSISLANHGAFSLYPELVGWESTGEGFGYGAELSIEKFFSQGYYGVLSGAYQRALYKGSDQIWRSSAFDVQYIANIVVGKEFKIGKKKRNVLYTDVRFNVHGGLPYTPIDLEASRAAGEEVLLMDQAYSERLGIYKRLDLRLGARFNHRKKRISHHIYIEILNVANFKNDLQVKYNPSTEMIERAKQFGFLPNLYYQLRF; this is encoded by the coding sequence ATGAGAAACATTTACACTTTAGTTTTTATCGTTTGTTGGTGCTTTGGGGGACAAATTTATGCTCAAAACATTACCATAAAACAACAAGTTATTAGAGGTTATGTAGTTGATCGAACGACAGAAAATGGTATCAAAGGTGCTTTTGTCGAACTCTTAAATCATTCGCCTAGAATAACTGCAATTTCTGATGAAAATGGCGCGTTCAATTTAGAAGGAATTCCAGTAGGACGGCAACGTATTCGGGTTGAGTATCAAGGTTATTACGAAACAATACAAGAAGAATTGGTCGTAAGTGGAAAACAAACGGTGGTTACTATTCTGATGGATGAAGAAGCAGAAAGTTTTATTACCATAGAAGCAGATCGAAGTACGATTAAGGATAAGGGGCGGTTTCGCAATGAAAAAATGGAAACTATAGACGAAATGAACCCGATTAGTGCTAGAGCTTTTAATGTTGAAGAGGTATCGAAGTATGTGGGAGGTTTTAATGACCCTGCTCGTATGATCACTAATTTCCCTGGTATGTTTAATATAGATGATTCGCAAAACTTCATTGTATCAAGAGGAAATAGCCCTTATGGGATGCAGTGGATGATAGAAGGAGTACCTGTCGAAAACCCGCATCATTTTGCTACGATGGGAAATACAGGGGGAATCTTTCCCTTAATCAATACGAACCTATTGGATAATTCAGATTTTGTAAATGGAGCTTTGGCGGCACAATATGCTAATGTCTATTCTGGGGTTTTTGATGTTAATTTGAGAAAAGGAAATAATACACAACATGAATTTCAACTGCAACTTAGTTCTTTTGGTTTTGATGTAATGGCGGAAGGACCTTTTAAGAAAGGGGGAGCTTCTTATGTGGTTGGTGCTCGAACGGGTATTTTTGATTTGATTCAATTAGCAGGTATAGATATAGGTACTAATGCTGCGCCACATTATTATGATTTGAATTTTAAAGTAGAAATTCCGACCAAAAAAATGGGGAAATTTTCATTTTTTGGAATCGGAGGGCTTTCAGATGTTGCTCTGTTAAATGAAGGAATAGATACTAGTGATATTTTTTCAGAGCAGGGAGTTGATCTTTATATTAATGCTAACTTTGGCTTGTTGGGGGTAAAACATCAAAAGTTCTTAGACAAACAAACGTACATAAAGACAACACTATCTTATCTGTTAGAAGATTATAGGTCTCAGAGAGATACAATTTATCCAGATAGTATCGTGCCTTATTTTTCGGTTAAGAATTTTCGCCAGCGAATTGGTTTGTCTAGTGTGCTTAATAAAAAAATTACACCCAAATTTACTTTTAGGACAGGAATTCACGCTTATCTGCACTTTATTTCTATTTGGGATCGCTGGTTGCAACGAGACGAAACGCATTCTCGTGCGAATGACATTCAATTGTTAGCCAGTGGCTTTTTTCAAGCAAGGTATAAGTTTTCGCCCCGTTTTGTCATCACATTAGGTGTACAAGGTATGTATTGGACACTCAATAAGAACTCTTGGGCCATAGAGCCTAGAGTAGCCCTCAATTGGTATATTGCTGCCCGTCACAAACTTAGCTTGGGATATGGTTGGCATAGTAAAATTCAGTCGTTTACGATGTCGTTTTTTGTTCAAAAACAGTCAGATGGTAGTTATGATGAAAGTAATCGGGAGTTGGGAGCCACAAGAAGCCATCATTTGGTATTATCTTATGATGCTTATTTAGCTAAATACTGGGGATTAAGAGCGAATATCTACGCTTTATACAATACCAATATCCCTGTATTAAAAACACCAAGTAGTATTTCTTTGGCTAACCATGGAGCATTCTCGTTGTATCCTGAATTGGTAGGATGGGAGAGTACAGGTGAAGGTTTTGGATATGGTGCAGAGTTGTCCATCGAGAAATTTTTTAGCCAAGGCTATTATGGTGTGCTCTCAGGAGCTTATCAACGAGCATTGTATAAAGGAAGTGACCAAATTTGGCGTAGCAGTGCGTTTGATGTGCAATACATTGCGAATATCGTTGTTGGAAAAGAATTTAAAATAGGGAAGAAAAAACGAAATGTGCTCTATACAGATGTTCGATTTAATGTTCATGGAGGTTTGCCCTATACGCCGATTGATTTGGAGGCATCTAGAGCAGCAGGAGAAGAGGTTTTATTAATGGATCAAGCCTATTCCGAACGCTTGGGGATCTACAAACGTTTAGATTTGAGACTTGGTGCTCGTTTTAACCATCGCAAAAAGCGTATTTCGCATCATATTTATATTGAGATTTTGAATGTGGCTAATTTTAAAAATGATTTGCAAGTCAAATACAATCCTTCAACAGAGATGATTGAGCGAGCAAAGCAATTTGGTTTTCTTCCGAATTTATACTATCAACTTCGTTTTTAA